One Epidermidibacterium keratini DNA segment encodes these proteins:
- a CDS encoding DUF3866 family protein, which translates to MIRWRRGTVTELGRSWRGAREVTVQVEPRGDEPEGTARALAYPALVGEPQVGDGVLLNTTALAMGLGTGGYAVVIANTSRLPEDRSGPGHLVKMRYSPLQATVLGVDEQDSPHHAEIAATSDVGGMPVVVADLHSAVPAIVAGILADRPNARIAYIYGDGGALPAWFSRSIADLGDRLAGTITVGQAVGGDYEAVTTHSALIAARVVLDADIAIVAQGPGNLGTGTPWGFSGVAAGEAVNAAYAVGGRPVGALRVSDADPRGRHVGVSHHATTAFFKVAQVPLDLPLPADLPGELAAAVDADLAGRPDRATLVQVPVDGLDDALRALPVRLSTMGRSLDEDYSYFFVNAAAGRHAAALLGDRAASER; encoded by the coding sequence CTGATCCGGTGGCGCCGCGGAACGGTGACCGAGCTGGGCCGGTCGTGGCGCGGCGCCCGCGAGGTGACGGTGCAGGTGGAGCCGCGCGGCGACGAGCCCGAGGGCACCGCCCGAGCACTCGCCTACCCGGCGCTCGTCGGTGAGCCTCAGGTCGGAGACGGCGTACTGCTCAACACCACGGCGCTGGCGATGGGCTTGGGCACCGGTGGGTACGCCGTCGTCATCGCCAACACCTCCCGGTTGCCTGAGGACCGGTCGGGACCGGGCCACCTAGTGAAGATGCGCTACTCCCCCTTGCAGGCGACGGTGCTGGGCGTGGACGAGCAGGACTCGCCGCACCACGCCGAGATCGCCGCGACGTCCGATGTAGGCGGCATGCCGGTCGTCGTCGCGGACCTGCACTCGGCTGTCCCGGCGATCGTGGCCGGGATCCTCGCCGACCGGCCGAACGCGCGCATCGCCTATATCTACGGTGACGGCGGCGCCCTGCCGGCATGGTTTTCGCGCTCGATCGCGGACCTCGGCGACCGGCTGGCGGGCACGATCACCGTGGGACAGGCCGTTGGCGGCGACTACGAAGCGGTGACCACTCACAGCGCACTCATCGCCGCGCGCGTCGTACTCGACGCCGACATCGCCATCGTGGCGCAGGGCCCGGGCAACCTGGGAACCGGGACGCCGTGGGGCTTCTCGGGAGTTGCCGCAGGTGAGGCCGTCAATGCGGCGTACGCCGTTGGCGGGCGACCGGTCGGCGCGCTGCGGGTCTCTGACGCAGACCCCCGAGGCCGGCACGTCGGGGTCTCACACCACGCGACGACTGCCTTTTTCAAGGTTGCCCAGGTGCCGCTGGACCTGCCGCTTCCGGCAGACCTGCCTGGCGAGCTCGCCGCGGCGGTGGACGCTGACCTTGCCGGGCGACCCGACCGGGCCACCCTGGTGCAGGTGCCCGTCGACGGTCTGGACGACGCGCTGCGAGCACTTCCGGTGCGATTGTCGACGATGGGTCGGTCACTCGATGAGGACTATTCCTACTTCTTCGTCAACGCCGCCGCCGGCCGCCACGCCGCGGCGCTTCTCGGCGACCGAGCAGCGAGCGAACGCTAG
- a CDS encoding HNH endonuclease signature motif containing protein, giving the protein MRRRGLRDDVQVEDLMSMLREESLPHNESESSESPPLAASDQECCDTERPLSRSAAAARLRSLAAQILEYADDVDALASRHGQAVKAVEMCQRVTGTVAAVEARAMVEAHATAGQQLPDDATPGGYRRHGDRDDGDNSDSWVTRSQITAAAISASCRVDARVAHGMLAKALRMVRCMPNALERAQEGNWSQYQLAMIVRSAQSLDEDDLARADAALFRKKAPVTTDVLRRRLSRWKQTHTTHTPEPEADHEQGMASRRVEFSETDLFGMRWMNANLPAAVVTAIENALHIYAKRAGKDDPRTPEQTRADVLQAMLFGPAALAPAAAEQMGLVPVVTDPSTGYPVIDPDQFGQAQQAWEAIIMLLSTLGMSTPAPPKPLLTVTVPLATLLCLRAGIMPGATGPHAPPDQPSPAPPTRTEPDSDTENDAQDGDGASLPMGASGLDNRCSPGGARTCSTTDKPVSPTTDSGEHVVNGEDTSEYDREERAWIDGLGYVPYQVLLFLLAGEPDLQRLVTDDLSNLPLDLGPVIKNPTARMRRRVQLRDKVCRFPYCTRPAVGPRGEADLDHTREHHPDGTGGHTADADLACLCREHHRVRHHAAWHVEMRDGGAVMTWTNADLGLQIITRPGGITEIA; this is encoded by the coding sequence ATGCGAAGGCGGGGGCTGCGCGATGACGTTCAGGTCGAAGACCTGATGTCGATGCTGCGCGAAGAATCCCTGCCACACAACGAAAGTGAGTCCAGCGAGTCTCCTCCACTCGCGGCCAGCGACCAGGAGTGCTGCGACACCGAGCGGCCGCTGAGTCGAAGCGCCGCCGCAGCGCGGTTGCGCTCACTCGCCGCGCAGATCCTCGAGTACGCCGACGATGTCGATGCTCTTGCGTCGCGGCATGGGCAGGCGGTGAAGGCGGTGGAGATGTGCCAGCGCGTCACCGGCACCGTGGCTGCGGTGGAGGCGCGGGCGATGGTCGAGGCCCACGCCACTGCCGGTCAGCAGCTACCCGACGACGCCACGCCAGGCGGCTACCGCCGCCACGGCGACCGCGACGATGGGGATAACTCGGATTCGTGGGTGACGCGCAGCCAGATCACCGCCGCCGCGATCAGCGCCTCCTGCCGGGTCGACGCGCGGGTGGCACACGGCATGCTGGCCAAGGCGCTACGCATGGTCCGGTGCATGCCCAACGCACTCGAACGCGCCCAGGAAGGCAACTGGTCGCAGTACCAGCTGGCGATGATCGTGCGCAGCGCGCAGAGCCTCGACGAAGACGACCTCGCCCGAGCCGACGCGGCGCTGTTCCGCAAGAAAGCACCCGTCACCACCGACGTGCTACGGCGCCGACTGTCGCGGTGGAAACAAACCCACACCACCCACACGCCCGAGCCCGAGGCCGACCACGAGCAGGGAATGGCCAGCCGCAGGGTCGAGTTCAGCGAAACCGATCTGTTCGGGATGCGGTGGATGAACGCCAACCTCCCCGCAGCCGTCGTCACCGCGATCGAGAACGCACTGCACATCTACGCCAAGCGCGCCGGCAAGGACGACCCCAGGACGCCGGAGCAGACGCGCGCCGATGTGCTGCAAGCGATGCTGTTCGGACCGGCCGCACTGGCACCGGCCGCGGCCGAGCAGATGGGACTAGTTCCGGTCGTGACCGATCCGTCTACGGGGTATCCGGTGATCGATCCCGACCAGTTCGGGCAAGCCCAGCAGGCGTGGGAAGCGATCATCATGCTGCTGAGCACCCTCGGCATGAGCACCCCCGCGCCACCGAAACCACTGTTGACCGTGACCGTGCCGCTCGCAACCCTGCTATGCCTACGGGCCGGGATCATGCCCGGCGCCACCGGTCCCCACGCGCCACCCGACCAGCCCAGCCCCGCACCACCCACGCGCACCGAGCCGGACTCCGATACCGAGAACGATGCCCAAGATGGGGACGGCGCGAGCCTGCCCATGGGCGCGAGTGGTCTCGACAACCGGTGCTCGCCCGGAGGGGCTCGCACCTGCTCGACCACCGACAAACCCGTCAGCCCGACCACCGATAGCGGCGAGCACGTCGTCAATGGTGAAGACACGTCAGAGTATGACCGTGAGGAACGGGCGTGGATCGACGGGCTCGGATACGTGCCCTACCAAGTGCTGCTGTTCCTGCTCGCGGGCGAGCCGGACCTGCAGCGACTCGTCACCGATGACCTGAGCAACCTGCCACTCGACCTCGGACCAGTCATCAAGAATCCGACCGCGCGCATGCGCCGGCGCGTGCAGCTACGCGACAAAGTATGCCGCTTCCCCTACTGCACCCGGCCCGCCGTCGGACCGCGCGGAGAAGCCGACCTCGACCACACGCGTGAACACCACCCCGACGGCACTGGCGGGCATACCGCTGATGCCGACCTCGCCTGCCTATGCCGAGAACACCACCGAGTGCGACACCACGCCGCCTGGCACGTCGAGATGCGCGACGGCGGCGCCGTCATGACCTGGACGAACGCCGACCTCGGCCTCCAGATCATCACCCGACCCGGCGGCATCACCGAAATCGCCTAG
- the pafA gene encoding Pup--protein ligase, translated as MPRRIFGIETEYGVTCTANGQRRLSPDEVARYLFRKVVAWGRSSNIFLRNGSRLYLDVGSHPEYATAECDRISDLVTHDRAGERILEGLMVDAEERLGREGIDGQIYLFKNNTDSAGNSYGCHENYLITRSGEFSRVADVLVPFLLTRQIMTGAGKVLHTAKGPTYSFSQRAEHVWEGVSSATTRSRPIINTRDEPHADAELYRRLHVIVGDSNMSETTTLLKVASVDLVLRMIEAGVKFPELALDNPIRAIRDISKDLTARKPVALSSGRTITPLDLQRIYLQRAVEFAAGHQIDDDHRQAIALWTTTLDAIESGDHKPIERSIDWAIKKRLIDRYRERHDLRLDDPRIAQIDLAYHDIRRGRGLFNLLQAQGQVDRVTSDIEVFAAKSVPPQTTRAKLRGDFVRHAQERHRDFTVDWVHLKLNDEAQRTILCRDPFKSVDDRVERLIASILARPPLAGRPGA; from the coding sequence CTGCCGCGCCGCATCTTTGGCATCGAGACGGAATACGGCGTCACCTGTACCGCCAACGGCCAACGTCGCCTCTCGCCCGACGAGGTCGCGCGTTATCTGTTTCGCAAGGTTGTCGCGTGGGGCCGCTCGTCCAACATCTTCCTGCGCAACGGATCGCGGCTCTATCTCGACGTCGGTTCGCACCCTGAGTACGCCACCGCAGAATGCGACCGGATCAGCGATCTCGTCACCCACGACCGAGCCGGCGAACGCATCCTCGAAGGGTTGATGGTCGACGCCGAGGAACGGCTTGGTCGCGAAGGTATCGACGGGCAGATCTACCTCTTCAAGAACAACACCGACTCGGCCGGCAATTCCTATGGCTGCCACGAGAACTACCTCATCACCCGCTCGGGGGAGTTCTCTCGCGTCGCCGACGTACTCGTCCCGTTTCTGCTGACTCGGCAGATCATGACCGGCGCTGGCAAGGTCCTGCATACCGCTAAAGGACCGACGTACTCCTTCAGCCAGCGCGCCGAGCATGTCTGGGAGGGCGTCTCCAGCGCGACCACGCGCTCACGACCGATCATCAACACCCGCGACGAGCCGCACGCCGATGCAGAGCTTTATCGGCGTCTGCACGTCATTGTCGGCGACTCCAACATGAGCGAGACGACGACGCTGCTGAAGGTCGCGAGCGTTGACCTCGTGCTGCGCATGATCGAGGCGGGAGTGAAGTTTCCCGAGCTCGCGCTCGACAACCCAATTCGCGCCATCCGCGATATATCGAAAGATCTCACTGCACGTAAGCCGGTCGCTCTTAGCTCCGGCCGCACGATCACGCCACTGGATCTGCAGCGGATCTACCTGCAGCGCGCAGTCGAGTTCGCGGCCGGTCACCAGATCGACGACGATCATCGCCAAGCCATCGCGCTGTGGACGACGACTCTTGATGCCATCGAGTCCGGCGACCACAAGCCCATCGAGCGCTCAATCGACTGGGCTATCAAGAAGCGGCTCATCGACCGCTACCGCGAACGCCACGACCTGCGCCTAGACGATCCGCGAATCGCGCAGATCGACCTCGCCTACCACGACATCCGCCGCGGCCGCGGGTTGTTCAACTTGCTGCAGGCCCAGGGGCAAGTCGACCGTGTCACCAGCGACATCGAGGTGTTTGCGGCGAAGTCGGTCCCGCCGCAGACGACCCGCGCCAAACTGCGCGGCGACTTCGTGCGGCATGCCCAAGAGCGTCACCGTGACTTCACCGTCGACTGGGTGCATCTCAAGCTCAACGACGAGGCGCAGCGCACGATCCTGTGTCGAGACCCGTTCAAGTCTGTCGATGACCGGGTCGAGCGGCTGATCGCCTCGATCCTGGCTCGTCCACCGCTCGCCGGACGCCCCGGTGCCTGA
- the prcA gene encoding proteasome subunit alpha, which produces MSMPMYASAEQIMRDKTEYARKGIARGRSVIVMSYAGGVLLLAENPSSTLHKVGEIYDRIGFAAVGRYNEFENLRQAGIRYADTRGFSYDRRDVTGRGLANAYAQTLGQIFSESLKPLEVEVCVAEVGPGPDTDELYRLTFDGSVVDEPGFVAMGGQSDVVAASLKETYVETLDLRTAVQHCVEALTAPRDGNGARELPASNLEIAILERGKPGRAFRRIAGNEAIDLIGRPVQEAMSAKPGVEDASVEGATPEMPADQLDPVDLEPEDE; this is translated from the coding sequence ATGTCTATGCCCATGTACGCGAGTGCCGAACAGATCATGCGGGACAAGACCGAGTACGCCCGCAAAGGTATTGCTCGTGGCCGCAGCGTCATCGTCATGTCCTACGCCGGCGGCGTACTGCTGCTGGCCGAGAACCCCTCAAGCACCTTGCACAAGGTCGGCGAGATCTACGACCGTATCGGGTTCGCCGCCGTCGGGCGCTACAACGAGTTCGAGAACCTGCGCCAAGCCGGCATCCGGTATGCCGACACGCGCGGCTTCAGCTACGACCGGCGCGATGTGACCGGCCGCGGGCTCGCTAACGCCTATGCGCAGACCCTCGGCCAGATCTTCTCCGAGAGCCTCAAGCCGCTCGAGGTCGAGGTCTGCGTCGCCGAAGTTGGGCCAGGTCCGGACACCGACGAGCTCTACCGCCTCACCTTCGACGGCTCGGTCGTCGACGAACCCGGCTTCGTCGCGATGGGCGGCCAGTCCGATGTCGTCGCCGCGTCGCTGAAGGAGACGTACGTCGAGACCCTGGATCTGCGCACCGCTGTCCAGCACTGCGTCGAGGCGCTCACCGCACCTCGCGATGGCAACGGTGCGCGTGAGCTTCCGGCCTCCAACCTGGAGATCGCGATCCTGGAACGTGGCAAGCCCGGTCGCGCCTTCCGTCGCATCGCCGGCAATGAGGCGATCGATCTGATCGGGCGGCCCGTGCAAGAGGCGATGTCGGCCAAGCCCGGCGTCGAGGACGCCTCCGTCGAGGGCGCGACCCCCGAGATGCCCGCCGATCAGCTCGACCCGGTCGACCTCGAACCCGAAGACGAGTGA
- the prcB gene encoding proteasome subunit beta yields MPIDNPFGGLPPAYLSPHGSSFTDFLAHAEPALLPGRRPLPPGTVGEVSPHGTTIVAATFDGGVVIGGDRRATMGNVIAQRDIEKVYAADAYSAIGIAGTAGIALEMVRLFQIELEHYEKIEGATLSLDGKANRLSAMLKGNLAIALQGLAVLPLFVGYDQQKNPSHAGRIFSYDVTGGCYEEQFFHSVGSGSTFAKSSLKKLWHKDIDLAGAEHVLVESLYDAADDDTATGGPDLTRGLFPILFTITADGIRRVDDETIEAICDEIITNRTAILRRPESVASDHTPQGSGR; encoded by the coding sequence GTGCCTATCGATAACCCGTTCGGCGGGCTGCCGCCGGCCTATCTGTCCCCACACGGCTCGTCCTTCACCGACTTCTTGGCGCACGCCGAACCAGCGCTGCTGCCAGGCAGACGCCCCTTGCCGCCAGGGACGGTGGGTGAGGTGAGCCCGCATGGCACGACGATCGTCGCCGCCACTTTTGACGGTGGCGTGGTCATCGGCGGTGACCGGCGCGCCACGATGGGCAACGTCATCGCCCAGCGCGACATCGAAAAGGTGTACGCCGCCGACGCGTACAGCGCGATCGGGATCGCCGGCACCGCCGGCATTGCGCTGGAGATGGTGCGTCTTTTCCAGATTGAGCTCGAGCACTACGAGAAGATCGAGGGCGCCACGCTCTCGCTCGACGGCAAGGCCAACCGGCTCAGCGCCATGCTCAAGGGCAACCTGGCCATCGCGCTGCAGGGCCTCGCCGTACTCCCGCTGTTCGTCGGCTACGACCAGCAGAAGAACCCCTCGCACGCAGGGCGGATCTTCTCCTACGACGTGACCGGCGGCTGCTACGAAGAGCAGTTCTTCCACTCGGTTGGCTCGGGCTCGACGTTCGCCAAGAGCTCGCTGAAGAAGCTGTGGCACAAGGACATCGACCTGGCCGGCGCCGAGCACGTGCTCGTCGAGTCGCTGTACGACGCAGCCGACGACGACACCGCGACCGGCGGACCGGACCTCACGCGTGGGCTGTTCCCGATCCTGTTCACGATCACCGCCGACGGCATACGCCGCGTCGATGACGAGACGATCGAGGCGATCTGCGACGAGATCATCACCAACCGCACCGCGATCCTGCGCCGACCGGAGTCGGTCGCCAGCGACCACACCCCGCAAGGCTCCGGCCGATGA
- a CDS encoding ubiquitin-like protein Pup: MAGQESVERSRDARDGEGADGEGGPAAPGASEQHQKMADDVDSILDEIDDVLEENAEEFVKQFVQKGGQ; encoded by the coding sequence ATGGCCGGTCAGGAGTCAGTCGAACGTAGCCGCGACGCGCGTGACGGTGAGGGCGCCGACGGTGAGGGCGGTCCCGCTGCGCCCGGCGCCAGCGAGCAGCACCAGAAGATGGCCGACGATGTCGATTCCATCCTCGATGAGATCGACGACGTGCTCGAAGAGAACGCCGAGGAGTTCGTCAAGCAGTTCGTCCAGAAGGGCGGACAGTGA
- the dop gene encoding depupylase/deamidase Dop, which translates to MTVRRIVGTEVEYGISVPGNPTANPMMLSAEIVNAYAASDTPRRRPTWDFVSEDPLVDARGFEVAPAKALDHNGLDPSDDPHLANVVLTNGARLYVDHAHPEYSAPEVTNPRDAVIWDKAGERVMEEAARRAATVPGRPLISLYKNNTDNKGASYGTHENYLVRRSISFDRIVAHLTPFFVSRQVVCGSGRVGIGQDGRGDGFQISSRADFFEAEVGLETTLKRPIINTRDEPHADAGKYRRLHVIVGDANMSETSTFLKIGTTSLVLSMIENGAITEDLALRDPVSAIHDISHDPTLAVQVELADGRRMSGLELQRRYFEMAAAYVGESSDEQTSEVMTMWDEVLTALETDPMSLADRLDWVAKLRLLNAYRERDRLGWASPRLQLVDLQYSDVRQDKSLYYRLVHRGSMRTLVSTQEVDDAIALPPADTRAYFRGECIKRYGLEIAAASWDSIVFDVGRPGYIRVPLLEPERGTRAHVEELLQTSATAGELIERLGVHP; encoded by the coding sequence ATGACCGTTCGCAGGATCGTCGGCACTGAGGTCGAATACGGCATCAGCGTGCCCGGAAACCCCACCGCCAACCCGATGATGCTCTCGGCCGAGATCGTCAACGCGTACGCCGCCTCCGACACCCCGCGCCGCCGACCCACCTGGGACTTCGTCAGCGAGGACCCGCTGGTCGACGCGCGCGGTTTCGAGGTGGCGCCGGCCAAGGCGCTCGATCACAACGGGCTCGACCCGAGCGATGACCCGCACCTGGCCAACGTCGTACTCACCAACGGCGCCCGGCTCTATGTCGACCACGCCCATCCGGAGTACTCCGCACCCGAGGTCACCAACCCGCGCGATGCGGTGATCTGGGACAAGGCCGGCGAGCGTGTCATGGAGGAAGCGGCGCGGCGGGCCGCCACGGTTCCCGGGCGGCCGCTGATCTCGCTCTACAAGAACAACACCGACAACAAGGGCGCCTCGTACGGCACTCATGAGAACTACCTGGTCCGCCGGTCGATCTCCTTTGACCGGATCGTCGCGCACCTGACGCCGTTCTTCGTCTCGCGCCAGGTGGTGTGCGGGTCGGGGCGCGTCGGCATCGGTCAAGACGGGCGCGGCGACGGCTTCCAGATCTCCTCGCGCGCCGACTTCTTCGAAGCCGAGGTCGGGCTCGAGACGACATTGAAGCGCCCGATCATCAACACCCGCGACGAGCCGCACGCCGACGCGGGAAAGTATCGCCGGCTGCACGTGATCGTCGGCGATGCCAACATGTCCGAAACATCGACGTTCCTCAAAATTGGTACGACGTCGCTCGTGCTGTCGATGATCGAAAACGGGGCGATCACCGAAGACCTCGCCCTGCGCGACCCGGTCTCGGCGATCCACGACATCTCCCACGACCCGACGCTGGCCGTGCAGGTCGAGCTCGCCGACGGCCGCCGGATGAGCGGGTTAGAGCTGCAGCGGCGCTACTTCGAGATGGCCGCGGCCTATGTGGGGGAGAGCTCGGACGAGCAGACCTCTGAAGTCATGACGATGTGGGACGAGGTGCTCACGGCGCTCGAGACCGACCCGATGAGCCTGGCCGACCGGCTCGACTGGGTCGCCAAGCTGCGGCTGCTCAACGCCTATCGGGAGCGAGACCGGCTTGGCTGGGCGAGCCCACGGCTGCAGCTGGTCGACCTGCAGTACTCCGACGTACGCCAGGACAAGAGCCTCTACTACCGCCTGGTGCATCGCGGCTCCATGCGCACCCTGGTGAGCACCCAAGAGGTGGACGACGCCATCGCACTGCCGCCGGCGGACACCCGCGCCTACTTCCGCGGCGAGTGCATCAAACGCTACGGGCTGGAGATCGCCGCGGCGTCCTGGGACAGCATCGTCTTCGACGTCGGGCGCCCGGGATACATCCGGGTCCCGCTTCTCGAGCCCGAGCGCGGCACCCGCGCGCATGTCGAGGAGCTGCTGCAGACCAGCGCCACCGCAGGTGAGCTGATCGAAAGGCTCGGCGTACACCCGTAG